A section of the Ignavibacteriales bacterium genome encodes:
- the carA gene encoding glutamine-hydrolyzing carbamoyl-phosphate synthase small subunit, translating into MSKGKLVLENGTILEGELFGYKGVAKGEVVFNTALCGYQEILTDPSYYGQIIIMTYPLIGNYGTNNRDTESSKVQAAGFVVGSYEDEWSNADGKASLDEYLKKNKITAITGVDTRALTKIVRSEGAMRGIITGERAGEETLLEKVREIPPMSGQDMVKYVTSKEAYELKSSNPKYRVAVYDFGIKENILREFLQFDTELKVFPAKTDYQEILDYKPDGIFLSNGPGDPDAVKYGIENTKALVPTGVPIFGICLGHQLTALALGAKTYKLKFGHRGANHPVKNKLFNKIEITSQNHGFAVDVSTIDPETTEITHTNLYDMTNEGIRHKKYPVMSVQYHPESSPGPNDSKYLFTEFMKIIEKYKKN; encoded by the coding sequence TTGAGCAAAGGCAAACTGGTTCTCGAAAACGGTACAATACTTGAGGGTGAGTTGTTTGGTTATAAAGGTGTAGCAAAGGGAGAAGTAGTTTTTAATACCGCATTGTGCGGATACCAGGAAATACTGACCGACCCTTCCTATTACGGTCAGATCATAATAATGACATATCCATTGATCGGTAATTATGGCACTAACAACCGTGATACCGAATCATCAAAAGTCCAAGCGGCTGGTTTTGTTGTGGGAAGCTACGAGGATGAGTGGAGCAACGCAGATGGAAAAGCCTCACTGGACGAATATCTCAAGAAAAATAAAATAACGGCTATTACCGGTGTTGATACCAGAGCGCTGACTAAGATAGTGCGTTCCGAAGGAGCAATGCGGGGTATAATCACCGGTGAGAGAGCCGGCGAGGAAACGCTTCTAGAGAAAGTACGTGAGATCCCGCCGATGTCCGGGCAGGATATGGTGAAGTATGTTACATCCAAGGAAGCCTATGAATTAAAGTCATCTAATCCGAAATACAGGGTAGCAGTATATGATTTTGGAATAAAGGAGAATATATTAAGAGAGTTTTTGCAATTTGATACTGAGCTGAAAGTTTTCCCGGCAAAGACTGATTATCAGGAGATACTCGATTATAAGCCGGATGGTATATTTCTTTCTAATGGTCCGGGAGATCCCGACGCGGTTAAATACGGAATAGAGAATACAAAAGCACTTGTACCGACAGGTGTCCCGATCTTCGGAATATGCCTTGGGCATCAGCTAACTGCTCTTGCACTCGGCGCAAAAACATATAAGCTGAAATTCGGGCACAGGGGAGCAAATCACCCGGTAAAAAATAAGTTGTTCAATAAGATAGAGATAACATCGCAAAACCACGGATTCGCAGTCGATGTAAGCACGATCGATCCGGAGACCACGGAAATAACTCACACTAATCTATATGATATGACTAACGAGGGAATCAGGCATAAGAAATACCCCGTGATGTCGGTACAGTATCACCCTGAATCTTCGCCCGGTCCGAATGACAGTAAATATCTTTTTACTGAATTTATGAAGATCATAGAAAAATATAAAAAGAATTAA
- the folD gene encoding bifunctional methylenetetrahydrofolate dehydrogenase/methenyltetrahydrofolate cyclohydrolase FolD, translating to MQEKLIDGKLISTQIKEEIKAETEKLKSERGITPGLAFVLVGEDPASVVYVRSKGKACEELGFHSVTNKLPVETTEEELLALIDKHNHDDSIHGILVQLPLPKHIDEEKVIEAINYKKDVDGFHPQNIGRMAIGTNAFISCTPYGITELLSRSGVDTKGKDVVVIGRSNIVGKPVANLLLRKEFNSTVTVCHSATKDLKAHAKNADILIAAIGRANFVTADMIKEGVVIIDVGINRVEDSSKKSGYRLVGDVDFDACLPICSKITPVPGGVGPMTIAMLMKNTLESAKGTIYPS from the coding sequence ATGCAGGAAAAGCTGATAGACGGTAAACTGATCTCAACACAGATAAAGGAAGAAATAAAAGCTGAAACGGAAAAGTTAAAATCGGAGCGAGGCATAACGCCGGGGCTTGCGTTTGTGCTGGTAGGAGAAGATCCGGCTTCAGTAGTATATGTGAGGAGCAAAGGCAAAGCGTGTGAAGAGCTCGGTTTTCATTCAGTTACTAACAAGCTTCCTGTGGAGACGACTGAGGAAGAATTACTTGCTTTAATTGATAAACACAATCACGACGATTCCATTCACGGTATACTGGTACAACTTCCTCTTCCAAAACATATCGATGAAGAAAAAGTTATAGAGGCCATAAACTACAAAAAAGACGTGGACGGATTTCATCCTCAGAATATAGGGAGAATGGCGATTGGAACAAACGCGTTCATTTCATGTACACCATACGGTATCACCGAGCTACTTAGCAGGAGCGGTGTGGATACTAAAGGAAAGGACGTAGTTGTAATCGGCAGAAGCAACATTGTCGGTAAGCCCGTTGCGAATCTTTTGCTTAGAAAAGAATTCAACTCGACCGTAACCGTGTGCCACAGCGCGACGAAAGACCTTAAAGCGCACGCTAAAAATGCGGATATATTGATAGCGGCTATCGGACGCGCTAATTTTGTAACCGCCGACATGATAAAGGAAGGAGTAGTTATTATCGATGTAGGTATCAACCGTGTGGAAGACAGTTCAAAGAAATCCGGATATCGGCTGGTTGGCGACGTGGACTTTGATGCATGTCTGCCTATTTGCAGTAAGATAACCCCGGTACCGGGAGGAGTAGGACCGATGACGATCGCGATGTTGATGAAAAATACTCTCGAATCCGCAAAAGGAACTATATATCCCTCATAA
- the prmA gene encoding 50S ribosomal protein L11 methyltransferase: MSYFEIEIKSPRENFEGINSILYIFGIQSILEEESSLKFYMPKEDWGLIENLHEELVKKRLIKKGDFKVSRFEDKDWNDEWEKSIKPVYIDDRIVIHSSFNKHEVTDPEGKILIEIDPKMSFGTGHNSTTQLMLEMMSRYMSGNEKTMLDYGCGTAILSIAGIKLGLSKAIAIDIDPEAMENSKEYVKINGVEEKVSFQECNITEVKEGNFDIICANIIRSVIEDNILSIKEKLAPEGKLFISGVLLGEEKSITGTLINGGFKIKKILHQDEWLGIFATHTTN; this comes from the coding sequence ATGAGTTATTTCGAAATAGAAATAAAATCACCGCGGGAAAACTTTGAAGGAATAAACAGCATTTTATATATTTTTGGGATACAGAGCATCCTCGAAGAGGAAAGTTCATTGAAATTCTATATGCCAAAGGAGGACTGGGGACTGATAGAGAATCTCCATGAGGAGCTCGTGAAGAAGAGGCTTATCAAGAAGGGGGATTTTAAGGTAAGCAGGTTCGAGGATAAGGATTGGAATGATGAATGGGAGAAATCGATCAAGCCGGTTTACATAGATGACCGGATAGTGATCCACTCTTCATTTAATAAACATGAAGTAACAGACCCTGAAGGGAAGATACTCATCGAGATAGACCCTAAGATGTCATTTGGTACAGGACATAATTCGACGACCCAGCTAATGCTGGAGATGATGAGCAGGTATATGAGCGGGAACGAAAAGACAATGCTCGATTATGGCTGCGGTACGGCGATCCTTTCTATAGCGGGAATAAAACTCGGCTTAAGCAAAGCTATTGCGATAGACATTGATCCTGAAGCAATGGAAAATTCAAAGGAGTATGTGAAAATAAACGGAGTGGAAGAGAAGGTGTCTTTCCAGGAGTGTAATATAACGGAAGTAAAGGAAGGGAATTTCGATATTATTTGCGCTAATATTATTAGAAGTGTAATAGAAGATAATATCCTGTCAATAAAAGAGAAGCTTGCCCCGGAAGGTAAGCTCTTTATTTCCGGAGTTCTGCTTGGTGAAGAAAAATCCATTACAGGGACATTGATAAATGGCGGGTTTAAGATAAAAAAGATACTGCACCAGGACGAATGGCTGGGAATTTTTGCAACACATACAACAAATTAA
- a CDS encoding cupin domain-containing protein: MFEYDVDGSSKYEKFDELFALGGTLVERIVSTGQSTPEGKWLEQDRDEWVVLLQGNAKLSFEGGNDVDLNRGDYVFISAGTKHRVEMTSSEPECLWLAFHGNFTEEGE; the protein is encoded by the coding sequence ATTTTTGAATATGACGTGGATGGCAGTTCTAAGTATGAAAAGTTCGACGAACTCTTTGCTTTGGGAGGTACTCTCGTCGAGAGGATAGTCTCGACAGGGCAGTCAACACCCGAAGGTAAATGGCTTGAGCAGGATAGAGATGAATGGGTGGTGCTTTTGCAGGGGAATGCAAAGCTGTCTTTCGAAGGTGGCAATGATGTCGATTTAAATAGAGGAGATTATGTTTTTATTTCCGCCGGTACAAAGCATAGAGTCGAAATGACAAGCAGTGAACCGGAATGTTTATGGCTGGCATTTCATGGGAATTTTACAGAAGAAGGTGAATGA